A region from the Thermodesulfobacteriota bacterium genome encodes:
- a CDS encoding RtcB family protein, with product MTTTAGLIQITPYVWEIPVSYKKGMLVPARIFATRALLAAMDEGVIEQVTNVACLPGIERYAMCMPDGHWGYGFPIGGAAAVDAESGIISPGGIGFDINCGMRLVLTNLTHEEVAPDLKRLVDRLFARVPAGVGGRGFLRISRSEFRQAVEQGAPWAVERGFGWAEDLERTEEGGGIAGADAGKVSDKAVERGYQQIGTLGSGNHYLEIQVATPENILDPATAAAFGIDRPHQVVIMFHCGSRGFGHQVASDYLTSFLRVMEAKYGIAILDRELASAPFRSPEGQDYFAAMKCAVNMSFLNRQLILHRIREVFSEVFRKTPEALGMHQVYDVAHNTAKLERHEIDGRSRQLLVHRKGATRAFGPGREELPAAFRQTGQPVIIGGSMETGSFLLAGVDTAQQSFFTTAHGSGRVMSRHQAKRLFQGRQLQRDMEKRGIYVRTVSYSGLAEEAGGAYKEIDEVIEATRLAGLSRPVVRLLPIGNVKG from the coding sequence ATGACGACCACGGCGGGGCTTATCCAGATCACCCCGTATGTCTGGGAGATTCCGGTCTCCTACAAGAAGGGCATGCTGGTGCCGGCCCGGATCTTCGCCACCCGGGCGCTTCTTGCGGCCATGGACGAGGGGGTCATCGAGCAGGTGACCAATGTGGCCTGCCTGCCGGGGATCGAGCGCTACGCCATGTGCATGCCGGACGGCCACTGGGGATACGGCTTTCCCATCGGCGGCGCGGCGGCGGTGGACGCGGAAAGCGGCATCATCTCGCCCGGCGGCATCGGCTTCGACATCAACTGCGGCATGCGGCTGGTGCTGACCAATCTCACCCACGAGGAGGTGGCCCCGGACCTCAAGCGCCTGGTGGATCGCCTCTTTGCGCGGGTGCCGGCCGGGGTTGGCGGCCGGGGCTTCCTCAGGATCAGCCGCAGCGAATTCCGCCAGGCGGTGGAACAAGGGGCGCCCTGGGCTGTGGAGCGGGGCTTCGGCTGGGCCGAGGACCTGGAGCGTACCGAGGAGGGCGGGGGGATCGCCGGTGCCGATGCCGGCAAGGTGAGCGACAAGGCGGTGGAGCGGGGCTACCAGCAGATCGGCACCCTGGGCTCCGGCAACCACTACCTGGAGATCCAGGTCGCCACCCCGGAGAACATCCTGGACCCGGCGACAGCGGCCGCCTTCGGCATCGATCGGCCGCATCAGGTGGTGATCATGTTCCACTGCGGCAGCCGCGGCTTCGGCCACCAGGTGGCCTCGGACTACCTGACCTCCTTTTTGCGGGTCATGGAGGCCAAGTACGGCATCGCCATCCTGGACCGGGAGCTGGCCTCCGCCCCCTTCCGCTCCCCGGAGGGCCAGGACTACTTCGCGGCCATGAAATGCGCGGTCAACATGTCCTTCCTCAACCGGCAGCTCATTCTGCACCGCATCCGCGAGGTCTTCTCGGAGGTCTTCCGCAAGACGCCCGAGGCGCTGGGCATGCACCAGGTCTACGATGTGGCCCACAACACCGCCAAGCTGGAGCGCCACGAGATCGATGGCCGGTCGCGGCAGCTGCTGGTGCACCGCAAGGGCGCCACCCGCGCCTTCGGTCCCGGCCGGGAGGAGCTGCCCGCGGCCTTCCGCCAGACCGGGCAGCCGGTGATCATCGGCGGCAGCATGGAGACCGGCTCCTTTCTCCTGGCCGGGGTCGATACTGCCCAACAGAGCTTTTTCACCACCGCCCACGGCAGCGGCCGGGTGATGAGCCGCCACCAGGCCAAAAGGCTGTTCCAGGGCCGGCAGCTGCAGCGCGACATGGAGAAGCGGGGCATCTACGTCCGCACCGTCTCGTACTCGGGTCTGGCCGAGGAGGCGGGCGGCGCCTACAAGGAGATCGACGAGGTGATCGAGGCCACCCGGCTGGCGGGCCTGAGCCGGCCGGTGGTGCGCCTCTTGCCCATCGGCAACGTCAAGGGCTGA
- a CDS encoding archease: MPYTYLENIAVADAAFEAQGATREELFAAAAEATLREMIANPEGLQPRELRRILLGPDSLDLLLYHFLQELIFFKDSEQLLLVVREIRIRETAQGYLLEAEAAGETLDPQRHELAADVKAVTMHRFGVRQIAGGWQATVVLDI; this comes from the coding sequence ATGCCGTACACCTATCTCGAGAACATCGCGGTGGCGGATGCCGCCTTCGAGGCCCAGGGCGCCACCCGGGAAGAGCTGTTCGCCGCCGCAGCCGAGGCCACCCTGCGGGAGATGATCGCCAATCCCGAAGGCCTTCAACCCCGGGAGCTTCGCCGCATCCTCCTGGGGCCGGACAGCCTCGATCTTTTGCTCTACCACTTTCTGCAGGAGCTCATCTTCTTCAAGGACAGCGAGCAGCTCCTGCTTGTGGTCCGGGAGATCCGCATCCGGGAGACTGCGCAAGGCTATCTCCTGGAAGCGGAGGCAGCCGGGGAGACCCTGGACCCGCAGCGCCACGAGCTGGCCGCCGACGTCAAGGCGGTGACCATGCACCGCTTCGGGGTCCGGCAGATCGCCGGCGGCTGGCAGGCCACCGTGGTGCTGGATATCTGA
- a CDS encoding response regulator, with translation MDEDKPIRVLLVESDQSEAGLLRDLLQAEDEAIVLQWADRLAAALARMAAEPFDIVVTDLKLPDSNGIETFVKIRSRFPYQPVVVLAGADNQGMAMDAVRKGAQDYLIKGRAKGHSIIRLLKYSIERQRLLNECQRRIQEIRTLEGLIPVCAWCRKVHTHKGYWERVERYVEEQTGASFSHGICPECLEKTHPELFGLLEQSHPELVASQPAEEPAGRPIRLLLIEDNAADAGLVQEFAAEITGLPLAIRHVTRLATAIELLQRERFDLVLCDLGLPDSQGIETFISLNTVIPQVPIIVLTGVDDKGFAATAVRSGAQDYIVKGELDSALLRKSIRYAIERHKMLEELRCNLREVRKLHQERDSILSMFAHDIKNAIIPATLLLSRIGTGKAAPPANIVLPIVEALRSAEGMLAEFIELSRLQSRDYEPAMGVLDIEALVLGQVEVARAKASEKEIGIRLDLSPAPLPVLAADAAMLQRVLANLLDNAVKYTPQKGTVTVTVRQSETDLLVQVQDTGIGIADLHIPSIFEAFYRVPGIEKGSGLGLAIAGKIVKSHGGEIWVESTPGHGSTFSFTLPLPQPKAESACPVPATARSRPPAREVQAAAGGETPRPSAAMD, from the coding sequence GGCCGCCGAGCCCTTCGACATTGTGGTCACGGATCTCAAGCTTCCGGACAGCAACGGCATCGAAACCTTTGTCAAGATCCGCAGCCGGTTCCCGTATCAGCCGGTGGTGGTGCTCGCCGGGGCGGACAACCAGGGCATGGCCATGGATGCCGTCCGCAAAGGGGCGCAGGATTATCTCATCAAGGGACGGGCCAAGGGGCATTCCATCATCCGCCTGCTCAAGTACTCCATCGAGCGGCAGCGGCTGCTCAACGAGTGCCAGAGGCGCATCCAGGAGATCCGCACCCTGGAAGGGCTGATTCCGGTCTGTGCCTGGTGCCGCAAGGTTCACACCCACAAGGGCTACTGGGAGAGGGTCGAGAGGTATGTCGAGGAGCAGACCGGCGCCTCCTTCTCCCACGGCATCTGTCCCGAGTGTCTGGAGAAGACCCATCCCGAGCTGTTCGGCCTCCTGGAGCAGAGCCATCCGGAGCTGGTGGCCAGCCAACCGGCGGAAGAGCCGGCCGGGCGGCCGATCCGGCTGCTGCTCATCGAGGACAACGCCGCCGATGCCGGTCTGGTGCAGGAATTCGCGGCCGAGATCACCGGCCTGCCGCTGGCGATCCGCCACGTGACGAGGCTGGCGACGGCGATCGAGCTGCTGCAACGGGAGCGCTTCGACCTGGTGCTGTGCGACCTCGGACTGCCGGACAGTCAAGGCATCGAAACCTTCATCAGCCTGAACACGGTGATCCCGCAGGTGCCGATCATCGTCCTGACCGGCGTGGATGACAAGGGGTTCGCGGCAACCGCGGTGCGGAGCGGCGCCCAGGACTACATCGTCAAGGGAGAGCTGGACAGCGCCCTGTTGAGGAAGTCGATCCGCTACGCCATCGAGCGCCACAAGATGCTGGAGGAGCTGCGCTGCAACCTGCGCGAGGTCAGGAAGCTGCACCAGGAGCGGGACAGCATCCTGTCCATGTTCGCCCACGACATCAAGAACGCCATCATTCCGGCGACCCTGCTGCTGTCCAGGATCGGCACCGGCAAGGCCGCCCCGCCCGCCAACATCGTCCTGCCGATCGTCGAGGCCCTGCGGAGCGCCGAGGGCATGCTGGCGGAGTTCATCGAGCTCTCCCGGCTGCAGTCCCGGGACTACGAGCCGGCCATGGGCGTGCTCGATATCGAGGCCCTGGTCCTCGGTCAGGTGGAGGTCGCCCGGGCCAAGGCCAGCGAAAAGGAGATCGGGATCCGTCTGGATCTGTCGCCGGCGCCATTGCCGGTCCTGGCTGCGGATGCGGCCATGCTGCAACGGGTGCTGGCCAATCTTCTCGACAATGCCGTCAAGTACACCCCGCAAAAGGGCACCGTCACCGTGACGGTCCGCCAGTCCGAGACGGATCTTCTCGTCCAGGTGCAGGATACCGGCATCGGCATCGCCGACCTCCATATCCCGTCCATCTTCGAGGCCTTCTACCGGGTGCCGGGCATCGAGAAGGGGTCGGGCCTGGGTCTGGCCATTGCCGGCAAGATCGTCAAATCCCATGGCGGCGAGATCTGGGTCGAAAGCACCCCGGGCCATGGCAGCACCTTCAGCTTCACCCTGCCGCTGCCGCAGCCGAAAGCCGAGTCGGCCTGCCCCGTCCCGGCGACGGCCAGGAGCCGCCCCCCGGCCCGCGAGGTCCAGGCCGCGGCCGGCGGGGAGACCCCCCGCCCCTCGGCGGCCATGGACTGA